GCTCCACGGTGTCCGGCCGGGTCGCGCGCTCCCGGGCGTAGGAGGTCTCGTGGTGCCAGCTGCCGTCCTGGAGTGCGACCGCGAAGATGTAGGGAATCGAGTGGTCCAGGGTCTCGCGGCTGGCCTGTGGGTCGTACTTCTGCGGATCGCCCGCGCCGGACCCGATCACGTAGTGGGTGTGGTGGCTGGTGTGGATGACGATCCGCTCGACCTTGCCCGTCTCGCCGATCCGCGGGCCCAGCCTGCGGGCGAGGTCGATCAGCGCCTGGCTCTGGTACTCGGCCGAGTGCTCCTTGGGGTAAGTGTCTAAAATGGACCGTTTTGGCTCGCCTGGCGCGGGCAGCGGCACGGTGTAACTCGCCTCCGGGCCGCCGAGCAGCCAGGCGATGAAGCCGTCCTCGCCCTCGTAGATCGGGCTGGGCGCGCCCTCCCCGCGCAGCGCCCGGTCGACCGCCTCGATCGCGGCCTTCCCGGCGAAGGCCGGGGCGTAGGCCTTCCACGAGGAGATCTCGCCCTTGCGGGACTGCCGGGTCGTGGTCGTGGTGTGCAGTGCCTGCCCGATCGCCTGGTACACCGTCTCCGTCGGCAGGCCGAGAAGCGCGCCGAGACCACCCGCGACGGACGGGCCGAGGTGCGCGATGTGGTCGATCTTGTGCTCGTGCAGGCAGATTCCCCGGACGAGGTCGACCTGCAGCTCGTAACCCGCGGCGAGGCCGCGCACCAGCTCGGCGCCAGTGCGCCCGGCGTGCTGGGCGACCGCCAGGATCGGCGGGATGTTGTCGCCGGGGTGCGAATAGTCCGCGGCCAGGAACGTGTCGTGGTAGTCGAGTTCGCGCACCGCGACCCCGTTCGCCCAGGCGGCCCATTCCGGGGCGTAATGGCCTTCGACGCCGAACACCGTCGCGCCCGGGGTCGCCGGATGCGCCAGCGCCTGGTCACGGGCCGCGGAGACCGGCCGCCGCGCGAGCGAGGCTGCGGCCACCGCTGCGTTGTCGATGGCCCGGTTGATCACCATCTCGGTCACCTCGGCGGTGACCGGCACCGGATCGGTGGCGACGGCGGCGAGCTTCCAGGCCAGCTGCTGCTCGCGGGGCAGCGGCTCGGCGGAACGGTAGGTACGGACGGTGTGGTCGATCATCGACTTCCTTCGTGGACGGATAACGGGCACGGCATATCTGGCATGGTGCCGAGCTGCTCGCGCGCGCTCAACCCCGAAGGGCTGTGAAGGGTCCCTTCACAGCCTCAGATAGGGCTTTGTCAGGAGTTGTTGATCTTGTGGTGTGATTCTGGTGTGGATCTTGCTGTGGTGGGGGCGTTGAATGGTGAGCTGGAGCGGTTCGTGGGGGAGGTGTTCGTGCCGGGGCAGCCGGTTGCGGGTGCCGAGCGGCGGGCGGATATGTGCGTGCATCATCTGCGGGGTTCGTTGCTGACCGACGTGAAGCGCAAGACCGCGACCGGGATGGGGCGGGTGCTGGGGGTGTCTGCGCAGAGTTTGAATCATCTGGTCACGGACTCGCCGTGGCGGTGGGAGCCGGTGCAGAACCGGATCGCGGCGCGGGCGCAGCGGTTGCTGCGCCCGGCGGTGTGGGCGATCGATGACACGACGTTCCTCAAAGACGGTCACGACAGTGTCGGGGTGGCTCGTCAGCATTCCGGGCGGGTCGGTGGGCAGGCCAACTGTCAGGCCGCGGTGTCGGTGACCGCGTGCGGCAGGACCGGTGTGGTGCCGCTGGCGTGGCGGTTGTTCATGCCCGAGTCGTGGAACCCGGAACTCTCGGGCGAACGTCGGGGACCCGCCCGGGTCCCCGACGACGTCCGCCATCGCCCCAAGTGGCAACTGGCGCTGGACGCTCTCGACGAGCTGGCCGAGCAGAAACTCACACCACCTCCGGTGGTGGCTGATGAAGACTACGGCCGGGCCGGTGAGTTCCGGGACGGTCTCGCCGGTCGTGGTCTGGGGTTCGTGGTGCAGGTCAACCACGACATCAGCCTGCTGCCCTGGCGTCGGGAACCCGACACCGCGTGGGCACGCGAAGGCAAACACCTGCCGGCTACCGGCATCGCCGCCGGTGCCACCAAGACCCCGGTGTCCTGGCACACCGACGACGGTGAACGGGTGGCCCATTTCAGCCTGCTACGGGTACGTGAGGCCGGAAGGCCGGTACGGCAACGAGCGTCCGCGGCGAAAACCTGCCTGCCCGACCGGTGGCTGCTGATCCAATGGGACACCAAGAAACCAGACGAGCCTGCCCACGTATGGCTGGCTCACCTTCCCGGCGTTGCCCGCCCCACCATCACGCGCCTGGTCCGGCTCGCCAAAGCCCGGTGGGCCATCGAGACCAGCTACCGCGAACTCAAAAACACCCTCGGTATCGACCACTTCGAAGGCCGCACCTGGCCAGGCTGGCACCGCCACGTCACGCTCGTCACCGCGGCCTTGCTGTTCCTCACCGAATACCGCGCCCGCACACTAAAAAACGCGGCCCCGGCCTGACACTCGGACAGGTCGCCCTGCTCCTGCAGAACCTGCTCACGTGCTGGACCGGGGCCTGCGCCCTCTGCCAACGAGAACTACCCCCATAACAAAGCCCTATCAGAGTCCGTGAAGGGACCCTTCACAGCCTTCAAGTCCGCATGGGGACAAGCGTGGCAGCAAGGGCGGGGTGGGGGCCATCGTGGCGGCTGTGAAGTGTTGTGCAGGTTTCCCGGGGGCTTGTAATAGTTGTTAAAGTCGGGGGATGGAGAAGGTGTACGCCGGTGCGCGGGTGCGGCAGCTGCGGGAGGACCGTTCCCTTTCGCAGTCCGAATTGGCCAGGGCGCTCGGCATCTCGCCCAGTTACGTCAACCAGCTGGAACACAACGGCCGCCCGCTCACCCTCGCCGTGCTGCTGAAGCTCACCGGGCAGTTCGGGGTGGACGCGGAGTTCTTCGCCGCGCAGGACACCGCGCGTCTCGTCGCCGACGTGCGGGAAGTGTTCGCCGACGACACTCTCGACGGAGCGGTCTCGCCCGGCGCGGTGGACGAGCTGACCACGAAACTGCCCGACGTCGCGCGGATGGTGGTCGCGCTGCACCGGCGTTACCGGGAATCGGTGGAGAACATCGCCGCGCTCACCGCGGAGCAGGGCATGGACCAGACCGCCGCGCAGCAGCCGCACGAACAGGTGCGTGATTGGTTTTACACCCGTAATAACCACGTCGCGGCGCTCGACCGCAGTGCCGAAGAGCTGTCCGCGCATCTGAGGCTGCGTCCCGGCGAGGTGCGTTCGGGGCTGATCACCGCGTTGCAGGACCGGCACGGCGTCCGGGTGGTCAGCGAGCCGCTGGGTACCGGACGGCACGAATTCGACGGCCGCCGCAAGGTGTTGCGGCTCGCGCCCGCGTTGCGGCCGGGGCAGGCCGCGTTCCGGCTCGCCTCGGAGCTGGCGATGCTGGAATCAGGAGACGAGATCACGCGGCTGGCCGAGCGGGCCGGGTTCGGCGACGAGACCGCCCGGCGGCTGCTGCGCATCGGGCTGGCGAACTACTACGCGGGCGCGCTGGTGTTGCCGTATCGGGTTTTCCTGGGCGCGGCCGAACGGCTGCGCTACGACGTCACCCTGCTGTCCGGCGAGTTCGGCGTGGGCTTTGAAACGGTCTGCCACCGGCTGTCCACATTGCAGCGTCGCGGTGCACGCGGCGTGCCGTTCTCCTTCGTGCGGGTGGACCGCGCGGGCAACATCTCGAAACGCCAGTCCGCCACCGGGTTCCACTTCTCCCGGGTCGGCGGCTCGTGTCCACTGTGGATAGTCTACGAGGCGTTCGCCGCGCCCGGCCGGATCCTCACCCAGATCGCCGAGCTGCCGGAC
This Amycolatopsis sulphurea DNA region includes the following protein-coding sequences:
- a CDS encoding MmgE/PrpD family protein — its product is MIDHTVRTYRSAEPLPREQQLAWKLAAVATDPVPVTAEVTEMVINRAIDNAAVAAASLARRPVSAARDQALAHPATPGATVFGVEGHYAPEWAAWANGVAVRELDYHDTFLAADYSHPGDNIPPILAVAQHAGRTGAELVRGLAAGYELQVDLVRGICLHEHKIDHIAHLGPSVAGGLGALLGLPTETVYQAIGQALHTTTTTRQSRKGEISSWKAYAPAFAGKAAIEAVDRALRGEGAPSPIYEGEDGFIAWLLGGPEASYTVPLPAPGEPKRSILDTYPKEHSAEYQSQALIDLARRLGPRIGETGKVERIVIHTSHHTHYVIGSGAGDPQKYDPQASRETLDHSIPYIFAVALQDGSWHHETSYARERATRPDTVELWQKITTVEDPEWTRRYHEPEPAFGGRVKITLADGTVITDEIAVADAHPAGARPFAREQYVAKFRTLAEGVIAKADQDRFLDTVARLPELDANEVRALALPAGLATTPATKGIF
- a CDS encoding IS701 family transposase; this encodes MGALNGELERFVGEVFVPGQPVAGAERRADMCVHHLRGSLLTDVKRKTATGMGRVLGVSAQSLNHLVTDSPWRWEPVQNRIAARAQRLLRPAVWAIDDTTFLKDGHDSVGVARQHSGRVGGQANCQAAVSVTACGRTGVVPLAWRLFMPESWNPELSGERRGPARVPDDVRHRPKWQLALDALDELAEQKLTPPPVVADEDYGRAGEFRDGLAGRGLGFVVQVNHDISLLPWRREPDTAWAREGKHLPATGIAAGATKTPVSWHTDDGERVAHFSLLRVREAGRPVRQRASAAKTCLPDRWLLIQWDTKKPDEPAHVWLAHLPGVARPTITRLVRLAKARWAIETSYRELKNTLGIDHFEGRTWPGWHRHVTLVTAALLFLTEYRARTLKNAAPA
- a CDS encoding short-chain fatty acyl-CoA regulator family protein, which encodes MEKVYAGARVRQLREDRSLSQSELARALGISPSYVNQLEHNGRPLTLAVLLKLTGQFGVDAEFFAAQDTARLVADVREVFADDTLDGAVSPGAVDELTTKLPDVARMVVALHRRYRESVENIAALTAEQGMDQTAAQQPHEQVRDWFYTRNNHVAALDRSAEELSAHLRLRPGEVRSGLITALQDRHGVRVVSEPLGTGRHEFDGRRKVLRLAPALRPGQAAFRLASELAMLESGDEITRLAERAGFGDETARRLLRIGLANYYAGALVLPYRVFLGAAERLRYDVTLLSGEFGVGFETVCHRLSTLQRRGARGVPFSFVRVDRAGNISKRQSATGFHFSRVGGSCPLWIVYEAFAAPGRILTQIAELPDGKKYFWLARTVTGSTGGHGEPGKTFAIGLGCELRHAVRLVYSDGLALGAGAAVTPIGMGCKVCERPACPQRAFPAIGRPLRVDEHASGVLPYPPAP